In Acidimicrobiales bacterium, a single genomic region encodes these proteins:
- a CDS encoding GNAT family N-acetyltransferase, translating to MEEVRPATAEDLDDLERLAATARSELGTERGGLMWQLLHGRPEPLRDTLAADLAEVAAGTGTVLVGTWAGAPAGYAAAHRDVLGDGTTVAVVSDIYVEPGFRGVGLGQALMDALLAWAEGHGCRGIDALALPGMRHSKNFFERFGLTARAILVHRDLRPPVPDDDPDRTGAAEGR from the coding sequence GTGGAGGAGGTGCGGCCGGCCACCGCCGAGGACCTCGACGACCTGGAGCGACTGGCCGCCACGGCCCGGTCCGAGCTGGGGACGGAACGGGGCGGCCTGATGTGGCAGCTCCTCCACGGCCGGCCCGAGCCCCTGCGCGACACCCTGGCCGCCGACCTGGCCGAGGTGGCGGCCGGCACCGGGACCGTCCTGGTCGGCACCTGGGCCGGCGCGCCGGCCGGCTACGCCGCCGCCCACCGCGACGTGCTGGGCGACGGGACCACCGTGGCCGTGGTCAGCGACATCTACGTGGAGCCGGGCTTCCGGGGCGTGGGCCTGGGCCAGGCCCTCATGGACGCGCTGCTGGCCTGGGCCGAGGGCCACGGCTGCCGGGGCATCGACGCCCTGGCCCTCCCCGGGATGCGCCACAGCAAGAACTTCTTCGAGCGCTTCGGCCTCACGGCCCGGGCCATCCTGGTCCACCGCGACCTGCGCCCCCCGGTTCCCGACGACGACCCGGACCGGACCGGGGCCGCGGAGGGGCGATGA
- a CDS encoding NUDIX domain-containing protein: protein MTGGGGAPLPVVGVAAVVVEEEDLLLVRRGRPPGAGRWALPGGRIERGETAVEAAVRELAEETGLEGICGDFVAWTEVIDDEHHAVILVFRVHLLARADPLAGDDATDARWVPLGDVVDLHLVAGLAELLHDHDLIATFT, encoded by the coding sequence ATGACCGGCGGTGGGGGAGCGCCGCTCCCGGTCGTGGGGGTGGCGGCGGTGGTCGTCGAGGAGGAGGACCTGCTCCTGGTGCGCCGGGGCCGGCCGCCGGGGGCCGGGCGCTGGGCCCTGCCCGGGGGGCGGATCGAGCGGGGCGAGACGGCGGTGGAGGCCGCGGTGCGGGAGCTGGCCGAGGAGACCGGCCTGGAGGGCATCTGCGGGGACTTCGTGGCCTGGACCGAGGTCATCGACGACGAGCACCACGCCGTGATCCTGGTCTTCCGGGTCCACCTGTTGGCCCGGGCCGACCCCCTGGCCGGCGACGACGCCACCGACGCCCGTTGGGTGCCCCTGGGCGACGTGGTCGACCTCCACCTGGTGGCGGGCCTGGCCGAGCTGCTGCACGACCACGACCTGATCGCCACCTTCACCTGA